The genomic stretch CGGACAACGGGCTGCTCATGCTCGCCGCCGAGCGCTTCGGCGGCGCGATCGAGGCGGTGGACGTCTCGCGCTCGCCGTGGCGCCTGGAGCCGGTGTCGGCGACGTTCCACGGCCGCGACATCTTCGCCCCGGTGGCGGCCGCGCTCGCCCGGGGCGAGCCGCTTGCGGCGGCCGGCGAGCCGTGTGCCGTGGAGGAGCTCATGCCGCTCATGCTGCCCTCGGCCGACCGCCGGCCCGGCGCGCTGGCCGCCCACGTCCTGCTGTCGGACCGCTTCGGCAACGTGATCCTCGACGGAACCCACGACGACCTCACGGCCGTCGGACTGCGGCTCGGCGACGAGGTCGAGGTGGTCGCCGACGGCCGGGCGCACCGCGGGCGCTTCGCGTCGACCTTCGCCGACGTGGACGTGGGCGCCCTGCTGCTCTACGAGGACGCCCAGCGCCAGATCGCGCTGGCCGTCAACCGCGGGTCGGCCCTGCGCGAGCTCCGGCTGGGCCGTGACGACGAGCTGCTGCTGCGGACGTGCTGATGGCGGTCCGGCGGCTCGGGCGGCCGCGGCTGCACCTGCGTGAGGTCGATTCCACGAACCGGCGGGCGCGTGAGCTCGCTGCGGCCGGAGCCGCGCACGGCACGCTCGTGACGGCGACGGCGCAGACCGCCGGGCGCGGCCGCCAGGGCCGGTCCTGGAGCGCGCCGGCCGGCCGGGCGCTCGTCCTGTCGGTCGTGCTGCGCGACCCGCCCGCGCTGCTGCCGCTGGTCGCGGCGGCGGCGGTGGCGGAGCTGGCCGGGGACTCCGCGCTCGTGAAGTGGCCCAACGACGTGCTCGTCGACGGCCGCAAGGTCGCCGGCATCCTCGCGGAGGGCCGGCCCCAGGAGAGCTGGGCCGTGCTCGGCATCGGCGTCAACGTGGCGGTGCGGATGGACGACCTGCCCGCCGGGCTGCGCGGGACGGCGGGGACGCTCGGCCTCGAGCCCGGCGACGTCGAGCCGTGCCTGCAGCGGCTGCTGTGCGCGCTCGAGCGCTGGCTGGCCGCACCGCGGGACGAGCTGCTCGCGGCGCTGCGCGCCCGTGACGCCCTCGCGAACCGCGAGGTCCGGTGGGACGGCGGCGCGGGCACCGCCCGCGGCATCGACGACGGGGGCCGGCTGGTGGTGCAGCGCGCGGACGGCGAGCGGGTCGCGCTCGAGGCCGGCGAGGTGCACCTGGCGTCCGGTCCGCCGCCGGGTGACGCCTAGTACAGCGACGCTACGCCGCCGCGGCCGGACGGTCGTCGTCGGACGGCTCGTCCTGCGACGCCGGGGGCTCGGGGTCCTTCGGCTTCGGGGTGCGCCGGGGCGTGGCGGGCTTCTTCGCGGCGGTCGACTTCGCGGCCGCAGGCTTCGCGGTCGTCGTGCGGCGGCGGGTCGCGGGCTTCTTCGCCGGCTCCGCGGCCGCGGGGCCGGCGGCGGTGTCGGCCGGTTCGTCGGTCGCCGCGGGCTTCGCGCGGGTCGACTTCGCGGCCGTCGACCTCGCAGCCGTCGACCTCGCGGCCGTCGACTTCGCAGCCGTCGACTTCGCGGCCGTCGACTTGGCCGCGGTGGACCTGGCCGCGGTGGACTTGGCTGCGGCCGGCTTCGCGGCCGTCGACTTCGCAGCGGTGGACTTCGCGGTCGTGGTGCGGCGACGGGTCGCCGCCTTCTTCGCGGGCGCCCCAGCCGCCTCGGGCGTCTCAGCCGCCTCAGCGCCCTCAGCCGGGTCAACCGCCTCAGCCGCCGCCTGCGGGGTCTCGTCCTTCGCCGCCACGGTCTTCGCCGGGGTCGTCCGCCGGCGCGTCGCCGGCTTCTTGACGGGCGCCGACTCCGGTTCCGATGCGGCCGCGGTGGGCTCGGACTCGGCGGACGCCGCAGCGTCGCTCTCGGCCGCCGCCGGGGGCTTCGCGGTCGTGCGGCGCCGGGTCGCCGGCTTCTTGACGGGCGCCGACTCCGGTTCGGATGCGGCCGCCGGGCGCTCGGACTCGGCGGACGCCGCAGCGTCGCTCTCGGCCGCCGCCGGGGGCTTCGCGGTCGTGCGGCGCCGGGTCGCCGGCTTCTTGACGGGCGCCGACTCCGGTTCGGATGCGGCCGCCGGGCGCTCGGACTCGGCGGACGCCGCAGCGTCGCTCTCGGCCGCCGCCGGGGGCTTCGCGGTCGTGCGGCGCCGGGTCGCCGGCTTCTTCGGCCCCGTCGTCGACTTCGCCGTCGTCGTCCGCCGGCGGGTGGCCGGCCTCTTGAGCGGCTCCGGGGGCGTCTCGGAAACAGGCTCGACCGGCTCCGGGGCCGTCTCGGCAACAGGCTCGACCGGCTGCGGGGCCGTCTCGGCGACCGGCTCGGCCGGCGCGGGGTCCACGCCCGCGCCGCGGGCCTCGAACAGCGCCGCGGCCGCGGAGGCGATGCCGGCGAGGGCGTCGGCCTCGCGCGCGGCGGCCGCCGCGGCCGCCTCCTCGGGATCCTCGACCTCGGCCTCGACGGGCTCGGGCTCGGGCGCGTCCTCGCCGTCGTCGTCCTCGGGCTCGCGCGCCTCGTCCTCGTCGTCCTCGGCGTCGATCTCCACCTCGACGACGTCGTCGTCGTCGTCCAACTCGTCGTCGTCGAGTGCAGTCGTCGTCTCCAGCGCCTCGACAGGCTCCAGCACGGCCTCCTCGCCCTTGCGCCGGCGGCGCCGGTTGCCGCGGGTGCGCTTCTTGGGGAAGTTGCGCAGCAGGTCGCGCGCCAGGGAGTTCGGCTTGCGCGACAGGCGGGTGCGCGCCCCGCGCAGCACCTCCTCCGCCTCGGGCGTGTGGGCCAGCGCGGCGGCCAGCAGCGCGGCGCTCAGCCGCCGGTCCTGCTTGCGCGACGCGTGGACGAGCCGGCGGGCGTTGCGGGCATGCGCCCCGCCCGAAGAGTTGACCAGCAGCCCGAGCAGCCGCTTGGTCTCCGGCCAGCGCTGGACCGCGTACTCCTCGTGGACGTCGCGCGTGTACTCGGCCATCCGCCAGATCCACGCGTTGGCCTGGTCGCGGCGCCCGATGCGCTTCTCGGCCAGCGCCTGCAGGCAGACCTTGACCGCCTCGCGCCGCTCGTCGCGCGACCACTGGCCGATCTCGTCGATCGCGAGGTCGAACGCCTCCGCGTCCTTGGCCGCCGCGATCTCCTGGAGAGCGCGGATGCGCAGCTGCGACGACTTGTTGCGCTGGACCGCCGTCAGGAGGAACCGCCGCTTGAGCTCGCCGGTCTTGTCGAAGTGCAGCATCGCCCGCGCGCGGCGCCACCCGGATGGCTGCACCCGCGCGCCCGCGAGCGCCGCCCACACGTGCTGCTCGCCCCAGTCGAGGTGCTCGACGGCGATGCGCCACAGCTCGCGCTCGAAGACCTGCGCGCGCCGGTCCGGATCGGCGGTCACCGGCATCACGCGCCGCTCGACGCGCACGCGCCGGCCGCGGCCCCGGCGCACCGGGCCCACGACGATCGCGCCGCCGCGGTAGACGTCGCGGTCCAGCAGCGAGTGCAGCGTCACGACCGGGTCGTCGTGCTTCGTCGCAGGATGGACGAAGTCGACGACGATGCCCGACTCCTTGCCGGGGTGCCGGCGCGTGACGCGGCCCACGCGCTGCTGGTAGATGCGCTTGGACGCCGTCGGCGCGAGGTGCATGCAGACCGTCGCGCGGGGCGAGTTCCAGCCCTCGGCCAGCAGCTGCGCGTTGACCAGCACGTCAACGTCGCCGCGCTCGTAGCGGGCGAGGATGTCGGCCAGCTCGCGCTTGGGCGTCTCGCCCGAGACCGCCATCGCCTTCAGGCCCTCGTCACGGAACGCCTCGGCGACGTTGTAGGCGTGGCGCACGCCGGCCGCGTAGACGACCCCCGGCACGCCGTTGAAGCGCGTCTTGTAGAGGTTCGCCACCGCGAGGTTGAACGGCAGCTGGTCGAGCAGCTCGGCCAGCATCTCCTGGTCGAACTCGACGTCCACGTCGCCGCGGCGCAACGGCACCTTGGCGATCGAGCGCACGCCGGCCCCCGGCGGGATGCGGATGCAGCGCAGCGGCGAGATGACGCCCCGCCGGGCGGCCTGCGCGAGGTCGAAGCGCGACGTCTGCGTCGGGAAGAGGTCGGTGACGTGCCGGGCGATCAGCGCGCCCGTCGCGGTCATCCCGACGAAGATCGGGCCGGTCCACTCGCGGATCGCGGCGGACGTCTTCTCGCCCAGCGCCGTGTGCGCCTCGTCGCAGATGACGATCGTGTACGCGGACGAGACCTTGCCCGCGTTGCGCACGAACCACTGGTAGGTCTCGACCGTGACCGGGCCGGTCCGCGGCTCACGGTCGCCCTGCATGAGCGGGCCGTGGATGCGGTCGCGGTAGCCGCGGTCGCGCAGCTCCCCGAGGAACTGGTCGACGAGGTTGCGGCGGTGCGTGAGGATCAGCACGCCGCCGGTGCGCGAGGCCTCGACGAAACCGAGCGCCGCGACGGTCTTGCCCGCGCCGGTCGCGTGCTCGAACCAGAAGCGCTTGTGCGCGTTGGGATCCTCCGGCTGCTCGGCGAGCTGCTCCCAGTCCTCGCTGGCGGCCGGCTCGTCCCAGTCCTGCGGCTCCTCGTCCTCCGGCAGCTCCTCGTCGATCTCCTCCTCGCCGGGCACCGCGGAGGAGCCGACGTACGGGTCCTCGGCCGGCGCCGGCGGGGCATGCGCGGCGGCGGCGCCCCCGTTGGCCGCGTGCCCGTTCGAGGACGCCCCGCCGTTCGGCCCGATCGCCGCCGCGAGCAGCGCCGTCAGCGTGCCCGACAGCGCGTCGACCTGGTGCGGGTTCAGCAGCGTGCCGTCGGCGAGATGTGGCTCGTCCTCGCTGAGCAGCCGCTCGAGGCCGAGCAGCAGCGAGTACGCGCGCCGCCACTCCGGCGACGGATAGTCGAGCCCCTGCGCGAGCTCCGCGAGCGCAGCGTCGAGCGCGCGCCGGCGAGCGCTGCCGGGCCCGAGCGCAACCGCGGCATCCTCGCCCTCATGGACGAAGCGCTCACGGGTGAACTTCTCGGCCCGGGCGATGTCGGCAGCCGGGGGAAGGGGTGCGGCCACCATGGCCGCCGCTGGCGTGATCTCAGCCAAAAGGCTCTGACGATGGACGGGGGCCGCCGTTCGACGATGAAATGCGACCCGAGGGACCGGGACCCACCCGGACAACAAGCTGCGAGGGCGACCTCCCAGGAGGCCCTCGCGACGGGTTAACGAAGAGTACCGCATGACCGGACGGTGCGGGTCGGTAGGCCGTCGGCCTTTAGGCTGGACGCACACATGCGCCGCCTCGTCTTCGCGCTCATCGGCCTTGGCATCGTCGCGATCGTCGTCATCGGGCTGACCCAGACGAAGGGCGGCAACGACAAGCCGCGGGCCTCGACGATCTCCGCCGAGCAGGCGCGGCAGCGGCTCGCGGGCTCGCCGGCGCCGCTCGCGGCGCTGCATGCGCAGGCCAACCAGCTGCTGCCCGGCGGCCAGGACGCGTTCGACCGGCGGCTGCGCGAGCTGCGCGGGCACCCGGTCGTCGTCAACGGCTGGGCGTCGTGGTGCGGACCGTGCCGCGCCGAGTTCCCCTTCCTGCAGCGCACGTCGGTCGACATGGGCCGCCAGGTGGCGTTCGTCGGCCTCGACTCAGAGGACAACGACGGCGACGCGCGCGGCTTCCTCGAGAAGTTCCCGGTCTCCTACCCGAGCTACACGCTGCCGCGGATCCCCGCCGGCGAGCTGGGCGCCATCCGCGGCCTGCCGTTCATGCTCTTCTACGACAAGGCGGGCGAGCTGCAGTACCTGCACCAGGGCGGCTACGTCTGCGAGGCGCAGCTGCGCGCCGACGTACGCCGCTACGCGCTCGGACATCCGCCGGGGGAAGGGGTGGGCTCGCTGTGCCAGAAGTCCGCGTCGACCCCCTGACCGGCCTGCGCGCGATCATCGCCGCCGACCGCGCCACGCGGCCCGGCGGCGGCCTGTCCGCCGAGCCCGCGCCGCAGCCGGACCCGGCGACCGACCCGTTCCTGGAGGGCCACGAGGACCGCACGCCGCCCGAGGTGTTCGCGATACGGGCCGCTCCGGGCGGGGCGGACACGCCCGGCTGGACGGTGCGCGTCGTGCCGAACCTCTATCCGGCGCTCGACCCCTCGAGCCCCGAGCCGCCGCGCGACGCGACGCCCGACCTCTTCACCGCGCTCGCCGCCACCGGCGCCCACGAGGTGATCGTCAACGCGCCCACCCCGACGGGCACGCTGGCCGAGCTCGCCCCCGCGCAGGTCCGGTCCGCGGTCGACGTGTGGCGGCTGCGCATGCGCCACCACGCCGAGGCGGGCGCGAACTGCGTGCACGTGCTGGTCAACGAGGGCCGCGAGGCGGGCGCGTCGCTGCCCCACACGCACGCCCAGCTCTACGCCCTGGACTTCGTGCCCGCGGCCATCGCGCGCGAGCGCGAGCGCTTCGGCGCGCACGCCACCCGCACGATGGGCGGCAACCTGCTCGCCGACCTCGTGCAGGAGGAGGTCCGCCGTCGCGAGCGCATCGTGGCGATCGACGACGAGGCGGTCTGCCTGGCCCCCTACGCGTCGCGCATGCCCTTCCAGCTGCTCATCGCGCCCCGCCGCCCGGTCCCGCGCTTCGAGGACGACGGGCCGAGCGGCGCGGCGCTGCTGCACGACGTGCTCAACCGGCTCGCGCGCCGCCTCGGCGCCAGCCCGCCGCTGAACCTCTGGGTGCGCACCGCCCCGCGCGGCGCCGACCACTTCTGCTGGCGCATCGACGTGCTCCCGCGCCTGGCCCATCTCGCGGGGCTTGAGCTCGGCGCGGGTCTGGGGCTGAACATCGTCGCGCCCGAGCACGCGGCCGCCGAGCTGCGCGGCGCTTGACCTTCCTCGTCGCCGCGGTCATCGCCGTGTCCCTGGCGGCGGGGCTCCTCGCCGAGCCGCGCCTGCCCCACCGCGGCCGGCCGGTCGCCCGCGCGATCGCGTGGGTGCAGTTCTACGTCACGCTGCCGTTCATCACGTTCTTCGTGATGGTGCGGTTCGAGCCGACGGGCGGCAGCGGCCTCGGCCTGCTGGCGGGCTACGTGGAGCTCGCGATCGTCGGGCTGATCGCGTGGGCGATCGGGCGCTGCGTGCTGCACCTGAGCGGCCCCTCGCTCGGCGCTCTGATCGTCGTGTGCTTCATGGGCAACACCGGACTGGTCGGGACGCCGCTGGCCGGCGCGATCTTCGGCAGCGACGCGATCGAGCCCGCCATCGCGTTCGACGCGCTCGTCTCGGGCCCGATGTTCTACGTCGCCTCGGTCTCGATCGGCGCCGCGTTCGGGAGCGCGATCGCGCCCTCGGCGCGCGCGCGGGTGCGGGCCCTCGCGCGCAACCCTCCGCTCATCGCGGTGATCTGCGGCCTCGTGGCCCCGGACGCGCTCGCGCCCGACGTCCTCGTCGATGCCGCGCACGTCCTGGTCTACGCGCTCGTTCCCTTCGCCTTCTTCATGGTGGGCCTGACGCTGGGCGGCGAGGCCGAGGAGGGCGTCCTGCGCTTCCCGCCGGCGCTCACCGCGCCGGTCGCTGTCGCCATCGGGCTGCGGCTCGTCGTCGCGCCGCTGCTCATGCTCGCCCTGGCGGCGCTCGTCGGCGGGGTGCCCGACGCCTATCTGCTGCAGGCGGCGACGCCCGCTGCGGTCAGCTCCGTCGTCGTGGCCCACGCGTTCGGCCTGGACCTCAAGCTCACGGCTTCCGCCGTGGCATGGACGACGATGATCGTCGTGGTCGCCGGCATGATCGTCCCGTCCGTCCTGTGAGGGCGCTCGTGCAGCGCGTGCGCCGCGCGGCCGTGCGCGTCGGCGGCGAGGAGGTCGCCGCCATCGGCCCCGGCCTGCTGGTCCTGCTCGGCGTCGGTCACGACGACGACGAGGCCACCGCGGAGCGGCTGGCGGGCAAGCTGCTGCGGCTGCGGATCTTCCCCGACGCCGACGGCCGCATGAACGAGCCGCTCGGCGACCGGGAGGTCCTCTGCGTCAGCCAGTTCACGCTCATGGCCGACACGCGCAAGGGCAACCGGCCCAGCTTCGTCGCCGCGGCCGAGCCGGAGCGCGCGGACGCCCTCTACCGCCGGTTCTGCGAGCACGCCGGCGCCCGGCGCGGCGTCTTCGGCGCCCACATGGAGGTCGAGCTCGTCAACGACGGTCCGGTCACCATCCTCCTCGAATAGGCTCCCCGCCCGATGCCGCCCGAACGCCGCTTCGTCCCCCGCTTCGCCGCCGAGCCGCCCCAGGCCGTCGCGCCCTACGGCCGCTGGGCCGACCGCCTCGCAGAAGAGCTGCGCGGCGCCATCGACGAGAAGTTCGGTGAGATCGCCTGGTTCCCCGACCGCACGTGGCACGGGCGCACGTACATCCCGGCCACGGCGCGCACGCCCGACGGCCGCGAGGTCTTCGGCGTCGTCTCGTTCCGGCCCGCCGCCGGCGACGGCGAGCCCGACGCGCTGCGGGCGATCGCCGACGTCACCGACGAGACGGCCGAGAACAACCCCGACTGGCAGCTCGACCTCTGCGACGAGGTCGTCGGCGGGTGGCGCGGCGAGAACGGCCAGACGGCCGCGATGACGCTCGTGTGGGGCGTCCCGCTCGTCGAGGGCGGGCGCATCGCCACCGCCGAGCTCGACGCGATGGCCGTCGACCAGTGCGTCCTCACCGGCGACGGCCGCTTCACGCTGCTCGCGCCCGACGACATCGGCGGCGACTTCCTCGAGGTCGCGCTGTTCAACGAGGGCGGCGACGAGCTCGCCCGCGAGTCGCTCTACGACGAAGAGGACTGACCGCACGCGCGGCGCGCGCCCACGTCCTCGGTTTCTACGGCTAGGCGGGGCGCCCGGCGGGTAGGCAGGGGCCGCTGCCGTGGGAAGGGACCTGCGCCGGCACGGTCACGATCATCTAGCGTTCGGCCGACCCCACCCGGAGGGAGGACGGGGACGCAGGGCACAAGCCACACGACTTCGGCGACACGGTCAGGTCACGGTCGCGACCTGGCCTCCGCTCGCCCGCACGAGGTCCGCCGGCGCGATGGCGAAGACGTCGCGTGGCGTGCCCGCCGCTGCCCACACCTCGTCGAAGGCCAGCAGGTCCTCGTCCACGAGCGTCGGCATGGCGGTCGCATGCCCGACCGGCGGCACGCCGCCGATCGCGTAGCCGGTGGCCTCGCGCACGAGCGCGGCGTCGGCGCGCCCGATCGCGGTGCCGAGCAACTCGCCCACGCGCCGCTCGTCGACGCGGTTGGCTCCCGAGGCGAGCACGAGCACCGGGTCGCCCGTCTCGGTGGCGAACACGAGCGACTTCACGATCTGGCCGACCTGGACCCCGATCGCGGCCGCGGCGTCCTGCGCCGTGCGCGTGCCCTCGGGGAACGCGCGCAGGGTCACGTCGAGCCCCGCGGCGGTCAGGGCTGCGCGGACTCGTTGAACCGATGCGCTCATATTCGGACCCCTGGTACCAAGCTGCTCATGTCGTCAACGGAGTACGGTGTGGCCCACTTGGGAGGCTCTCTCCACCCTCCCGTGGCCGGGAACTGGAGCCGGCGCGGGATTAAACCCCCTGGAGGAGGTTTACGCAGTTGAGCAAGTTCCGAAGGACCCTTGCGGTCCTCATGCTGATTGCCGCAAGTGCGCTGCTCTTCGCCGCCTGCGGTGGCAATGACAGCGGCGGCAGCACCGGAGGCGCCAGCACGTCGTCGACGTCATCGGGTGACACATCGGGCGGCAAGTCCGGCGGCACCCTCTCGGCGTACTACACGTCGAGCCCGGATTACATGGATCCGGCTCTGTCGTACACGCAGGAGGGATGGACCGCCCTCTGGAACGTGTACACCCCGCTGCTGACGTACAAGCACGCGGAAGGCGCCGAGGGCGCCACCCTGATCCCGGGTCTCGCCGAGGCGCTGCCCGACATCTCGCCGGACGGCAAGACGTACAAGCTGAAGCTCCGTCCGGGCCTGAAGTTCTCCGACGGCACGCCGGTCAAGGCGTCGGACTTCGAGCACACGGTCAAGCGCGTGCTCAACCTGGAGTCGGGCGGCAGCGCGTTCTATCTGCCGATCGTGGGCGCCGAGGACTACGTCAAGGCCGGCAAGCCCGACGCGGACATCCCCGGGATCGTCACGGACGACAAGACGGGCGAGATCACGATCAAGCTCAACAGCCAGGTCGGGTCGTTCGCGAACGTCCTCGCGATGGACTTCGCGGGCATCGTGCCGGGCGACACGCCGTTCAAGAACCTGACGGCGAGCCCGCCCCCGGGCGTCGGGCCGTACAAGATCACGAGCTCGGTCCCGAACCGCGGGTTCACGATGGTCAAGAACGACCAGTTCCCGGGCCTGAACATCCCGGAGATCCCGACCGGGTACCTGGACGAGATCGACGTCAAGATCGTCAAGAACCAGCAGCGCCAGATCGACGACGTCCTGCAGAACAAGGTCGACTTCCTGCAGGATCCGCCGCCGGCGGACCGCATGCGCGAGGTCTCCGACAAGGCGAAGGGCCGGTTCGAGCCCTACGTGACCAACTCGACGTACTACGTCTTCCTCAACGAGCGGGTCGCCCCGTTCGACAACGAGAAGGTGCGTCAGGCGGTCAACTACGGCATCGACAAGCGCGCCCTGGCGCGCATCTTCGGCGGCCTGCTCGCCCCGGCGTGCAACTTCCTGCCCCCGGGCATGAAGGGCTACCAGAAGATCGAGCCGTGCCCGTACGGCGACCCGAACGCGGCGCCGAACGTGGAGAAGGCCAAGCAGCTCATCAAGGAGGCGGGCGCCGAGGGTGCCGACGTCACCGTGTGGGGCAACGACGAGGATCCGTCCAAGCCGGTCGCCGAGTACCTCGCTGACGCGATGAGCTCGATCGGTCTGAACGCGAAGCCGAAGATCGTCGAGGGCTCGGTCTACTTCCAGACCATCGGCAACCAGAAGACGAAGGCCCAGGCCGGCTTCGCCAACTGGTTCCAGGACTTCCCGCACCCGGCGAACTTCATGTTCCTGGTCAACGGGAAGTCGATCCAGAACACGAACAACCAGAACTTCGGGAACGTCGACGACCCCGAGATCAACAAGCTGATCGACACCGCCGACGCCAACCCGGACCTGGACGCCGTCGCGCCCGACTACGCCAAGGCTGACCGCCTGCTGGTCGAGCGTGCGCACATCGCGCCGTACGGCAACCGCGAGCTGACCAAGCTCGTCTCCGACAAGGTGGACTTCGACTCGTTCATCGCCCACCCGGTGTACAACGGCGACCTCTCGTCGCTGCGCTTCAAGTAGCAGTCCGAGGACGGAGGGGCCGCTCCGGCGGCCCCTCCGGGCTCCCCCCACCACCTTCATCCCATGGCCACCACGGATTCCGCCGAGACAGGTTTCTCCACCGACCTTCCTCCGGAGATCGCCGCCGAGGAGCGGCGGGCCGCGGCGGGTACGGGCCCCTGGCGGATCGCGATGCGCCGGCTGCGGCGCAACAAGGTCGCGCTCGCCTTCGGCGCCCTCTTCCTCGTGCTGGTCGCGATCTCCCTCGCCGCGCCGCTGTACGCCAAGCACGTGGCCAAGACGACGCCGTACAAGAACAACATCACCGGCACGGTCAACGTCGGCGGCAAGCAGGAGAATGTCGTCGCGTTCGACGGCGTGCCGATCGGGCCGACGTGGCAAGGCCAGTACTTCCTCGGCGCGGACCGCAACGGCCGCGACGTCATGGTCCGCCTGCTCTACGGCGGGCGCAACTCGCTGCTGATCGGCATCGGCGCGTCGATCATCACGCTGATCTTCGCCACGATCTTCGGCCTGATAGCCGGGTTCTTCGGGGGGTGGATCGACGCGATCATCTCCCGCTGCTTCGACATCATGTGGGCGTTCCCGGTGATCCTGCTGGGCATCGCGCTCGGCGTGTCGCTGAACCTCGGCGGCATCAATCTCGGGCCGATCCACCTCGAGGGCGGCTCGCTGTGGATCCCGACGATCATCATCGGGGTCTCCTACATCGTCTATCTCGCTCGACCGATCCGCGGCCAGGTGATGTCCCTGCGCGAGAAGGAGTTCATCGAGGCCGCCCGCGCGCAGGGGCTGGGCCCGTGGCGGATCATGTTCACCGAGCTGCTGCCCAACCTCGCCTCGACGATCCTGGTGTTCTTCCCGCTGATCGTCGCCAACGCGGTGCTGCTGGAGGCGGCGCTGTCGTTCCTCGGGGCCGGCGTTCAGCCGCCCGAGCCGTCCTGGGGCATCATGATCGCCGAGGGCATCGACTTCCTGACCTCCGCGCCGCATCTGACGATCGCCCCCGGCCTCATGCTCGTGGCCACGGTGCTCTCGTTGAACATCTTCGGCGAGGGCCTGCGCGACGCGCTCGACCCGCGGGCGAAGATCCGCCTGGAGCACTAGCGATGGCTCGGTTCATCGTCCGCCGCCTGATCGGCATGATCCTGGTGCTGTTCGCCGTGTCGGTGCTCACGTTCCTGATCTTCAACGTGATCCCCAACGGCGACCCGGCCGTGCGCATGGCGGGCAAGAACTCCACGCCCGTGCAGATCGAGGCGATCCGCAAGACCTGGCACTTCGACGACTCGCTGCCCCAGCAGTACATCTACACGATGAAGCAGGTGTTCTCGGGCGAACTCGTCTCCTACTCCAACCAGACCAACGTGTGGCAGGAGATCAAGAAGGGCCTGCCGCGCACGTTCGCGCTCGGCATCGGCGCGGCGATCATCTGGATGGCGTGCGGCGTCGCGCTCGGGCTCTACAGCGCGGTGAGAGCGGGGCGGTTCTCCGACCGCGTCCTGACGGTG from Capillimicrobium parvum encodes the following:
- a CDS encoding YbaK/EbsC family protein; translation: MSASVQRVRAALTAAGLDVTLRAFPEGTRTAQDAAAAIGVQVGQIVKSLVFATETGDPVLVLASGANRVDERRVGELLGTAIGRADAALVREATGYAIGGVPPVGHATAMPTLVDEDLLAFDEVWAAAGTPRDVFAIAPADLVRASGGQVATVT
- a CDS encoding ABC transporter permease, whose translation is MATTDSAETGFSTDLPPEIAAEERRAAAGTGPWRIAMRRLRRNKVALAFGALFLVLVAISLAAPLYAKHVAKTTPYKNNITGTVNVGGKQENVVAFDGVPIGPTWQGQYFLGADRNGRDVMVRLLYGGRNSLLIGIGASIITLIFATIFGLIAGFFGGWIDAIISRCFDIMWAFPVILLGIALGVSLNLGGINLGPIHLEGGSLWIPTIIIGVSYIVYLARPIRGQVMSLREKEFIEAARAQGLGPWRIMFTELLPNLASTILVFFPLIVANAVLLEAALSFLGAGVQPPEPSWGIMIAEGIDFLTSAPHLTIAPGLMLVATVLSLNIFGEGLRDALDPRAKIRLEH
- a CDS encoding ABC transporter substrate-binding protein, yielding MLIAASALLFAACGGNDSGGSTGGASTSSTSSGDTSGGKSGGTLSAYYTSSPDYMDPALSYTQEGWTALWNVYTPLLTYKHAEGAEGATLIPGLAEALPDISPDGKTYKLKLRPGLKFSDGTPVKASDFEHTVKRVLNLESGGSAFYLPIVGAEDYVKAGKPDADIPGIVTDDKTGEITIKLNSQVGSFANVLAMDFAGIVPGDTPFKNLTASPPPGVGPYKITSSVPNRGFTMVKNDQFPGLNIPEIPTGYLDEIDVKIVKNQQRQIDDVLQNKVDFLQDPPPADRMREVSDKAKGRFEPYVTNSTYYVFLNERVAPFDNEKVRQAVNYGIDKRALARIFGGLLAPACNFLPPGMKGYQKIEPCPYGDPNAAPNVEKAKQLIKEAGAEGADVTVWGNDEDPSKPVAEYLADAMSSIGLNAKPKIVEGSVYFQTIGNQKTKAQAGFANWFQDFPHPANFMFLVNGKSIQNTNNQNFGNVDDPEINKLIDTADANPDLDAVAPDYAKADRLLVERAHIAPYGNRELTKLVSDKVDFDSFIAHPVYNGDLSSLRFK